From the genome of Pseudomonas sihuiensis:
TTCGTGGCCACGGTGAAACAGCACTACGGCCTGACGTGGGCCATCGGCAGGCGTCGTCGCCGGCCAGTGGCGATAGTTCAGCTCGACGCCGTCATGCGTGGTGAAGGTGTGAAGCTGTACGGGGCGCATGGAATCTCCTTATTCCGTAGGACGGGTCAGACCGCTTCGGCCAAACCCCGGCGAACGCGGTTGTAGAGGGTGTAGAGCAGCAGGGCGAGAATCAGGCCCAGCAGCAGGTTGATCCACAAGGCCGGCAGCAGGCCCGTGGCGACGCCTGCGCCGAGCACGCCGAAGCAAAAGGCGCGGTCGCTCTTGCCCATCGGCCCGTCGTAGCGCCGTGAGGCGCCGACCATGGGGCCGAGCACGCCGGCGTATTCGCTGATCACCGCCAGCAACACCACGAGGATCACCAGTAGCGGCGAGACGCCGGCCAGCAGCGCGAAAGGCAGATACAAGGCGCTGTCGGCGATCACGTCGCAGAGTTCATTGAGGTAGGCGCCGAGCTTCGATTGCTGGCCGAACTCGCGGGCGAGCATGCCGTCAACGGCGTTCAGCGCCATGCGCAGCAGCATCCACAGGGGAATCAGGGCGAA
Proteins encoded in this window:
- a CDS encoding CDP-alcohol phosphatidyltransferase family protein is translated as MPSIYQLKPAFQNLLRPGVERLYARGVTANQVTLAAALVSVLLGALLAACSHITWLFALIPLWMLLRMALNAVDGMLAREFGQQSKLGAYLNELCDVIADSALYLPFALLAGVSPLLVILVVLLAVISEYAGVLGPMVGASRRYDGPMGKSDRAFCFGVLGAGVATGLLPALWINLLLGLILALLLYTLYNRVRRGLAEAV